In a single window of the Deltaproteobacteria bacterium genome:
- the coaD gene encoding pantetheine-phosphate adenylyltransferase, giving the protein MTRHIGVYPGTFDPITNGHLDIIERGQKLFDKMVVAVAESPKKQPLFDVAERIGMIKDATRKYKNIKVESFEGLLIDYMHRKKAGVILRGLRVTSDFEYEFQMALTNRKLDSGIETVFMMTKEDYSYISSRFIKEIARLGGDLTGFVPSDVAKKLKGKYK; this is encoded by the coding sequence TTGGTGTATACCCCGGGACATTTGACCCTATAACAAATGGTCATCTTGATATAATTGAAAGGGGACAGAAGCTTTTTGACAAGATGGTTGTGGCTGTTGCAGAGAGTCCTAAAAAGCAGCCCCTTTTTGATGTTGCAGAAAGGATTGGGATGATAAAGGATGCAACAAGAAAATATAAGAATATCAAGGTTGAGAGTTTCGAGGGATTGCTTATAGATTATATGCACAGGAAAAAGGCAGGTGTGATATTAAGGGGGCTACGTGTAACATCTGATTTTGAGTATGAATTTCAGATGGCACTTACTAACAGGAAGCTTGATTCAGGCATTGAGACAGTTTTTATGATGACAAAAGAGGACTACTCATATATAAGTTCAAGATTTATAAAAGAGATTGCAAGGCTTGGCGGAGACTTAACAGGTTTTGTTCCGTCAGATGTGGCAAAAAAACTAAAAGGGAAATATAAATAG
- a CDS encoding branched-chain amino acid ABC transporter permease has translation MFLQQSINGLTLGAVYALIALGYTMVYGILGLINFAHGEIYMLGAYLAIIVFGILTVSGITAYSLPLSILIVFIVAGIFCGAYGLTVERTAYRPLRHAHRLSPLISAVGMSIFLQNYVMLTQGTTDKVFPHIMPSGSINISNAFISYIQIFILTASFVLMAALHFFVKKTRLGKAMRATSQDKKMASLVGINIDSIIAITFVIGSVMAAAAGMMVSMYYGSVNFFVGYAAGIKAFTAAVLGGIGNIPGAMLGGIILGLVEGYGAGYISSEYKDIFAFAILIIVLIFMPTGLLGEKISEKV, from the coding sequence ATGTTTCTTCAGCAGTCAATAAATGGTTTAACACTGGGCGCTGTATATGCCTTGATTGCACTTGGTTATACAATGGTATACGGCATACTTGGGCTTATAAACTTTGCACATGGTGAAATTTATATGCTCGGTGCATACCTTGCAATAATAGTATTTGGAATACTTACAGTGTCAGGCATAACAGCATACAGTCTGCCATTGTCTATTCTTATTGTCTTTATAGTTGCCGGTATTTTTTGCGGTGCATACGGCTTAACAGTTGAACGGACAGCATACAGACCCCTTCGGCATGCCCACAGATTGTCCCCTTTAATATCAGCGGTCGGCATGTCCATATTTCTGCAAAACTATGTCATGCTCACACAAGGGACAACAGACAAAGTCTTCCCCCATATTATGCCTTCCGGCAGCATAAATATCAGCAATGCATTCATCAGTTACATCCAGATATTTATCCTTACGGCATCCTTTGTTTTGATGGCTGCTTTGCATTTTTTTGTAAAAAAGACAAGGCTCGGCAAGGCAATGAGGGCAACCAGCCAGGACAAAAAAATGGCCAGCCTTGTTGGAATCAATATTGACAGTATTATAGCAATAACATTTGTAATAGGTTCTGTTATGGCAGCAGCAGCAGGGATGATGGTTTCCATGTATTATGGTTCTGTAAATTTTTTTGTCGGCTATGCGGCAGGCATAAAGGCATTTACAGCAGCAGTTCTTGGCGGTATCGGGAATATCCCTGGTGCAATGCTTGGAGGGATTATACTCGGACTTGTTGAAGGCTATGGTGCAGGATATATCTCCAGCGAATATAAAGATATCTTTGCATTTGCTATATTGATTATCGTTTTAATCTTCATGCCGACAGGTTTACTCGGAGAAAAAATATCTGAGAAGGTTTGA
- the tolQ gene encoding protein TolQ, whose amino-acid sequence MIVGAGPMVKLVLVILLIFSIVSWAIMFARYIFFRRLEKESRVFLKYFWEKKQFGPIFEMAANNNSPFAKMFIAGYTEISNLKKTEEDKQVSEYPHMSFEITGIDAVERTLKKAMSIEVARMETTVPFLATTGNTTPFIGLFGTVWGIMDSFRHIGLKGSANLAVVAPGISEALIATAMGLFAAIPAVIAYNHYVMTINRIASEMENFSADFLNIVERHFLKTGLRGHDTAVKK is encoded by the coding sequence ATGATAGTTGGTGCAGGACCCATGGTCAAACTTGTTCTGGTTATACTCCTTATTTTTTCTATCGTATCATGGGCAATAATGTTTGCAAGGTATATATTTTTCAGAAGACTGGAAAAGGAATCAAGGGTATTTCTTAAATACTTCTGGGAGAAGAAACAATTTGGTCCGATATTTGAAATGGCAGCAAATAATAACTCTCCATTTGCAAAGATGTTTATAGCAGGATATACTGAAATCAGTAATTTAAAAAAGACAGAGGAGGATAAACAGGTATCTGAATATCCCCATATGTCATTTGAAATAACCGGGATTGATGCAGTGGAAAGGACGCTTAAAAAGGCAATGAGTATAGAGGTTGCAAGGATGGAAACAACTGTCCCATTTCTTGCAACAACAGGTAACACCACCCCATTCATTGGTCTTTTTGGCACAGTATGGGGTATAATGGATTCATTCAGACATATTGGACTAAAGGGTTCTGCAAATCTTGCTGTTGTTGCACCCGGCATATCAGAGGCGCTCATTGCAACTGCTATGGGGCTGTTTGCAGCAATACCTGCTGTCATAGCATATAATCATTATGTAATGACAATAAACCGCATAGCATCCGAGATGGAAAACTTTTCAGCAGATTTCCTGAATATTGTTGAAAGACATTTCTTAAAAACAGGGCTGCGGGGGCATGATACCGCTGTAAAGAAGTAA
- a CDS encoding DUF362 domain-containing protein, with the protein MLPKVALRRCGTYETSEVYNTVKESVGLLGGIGSFVKKGEKILIKPNLLSAKSPDAAITTHPSFVKAVIRLVKEAGAYPVVGDSPGMGSTAKVAARCGILDVCKEEDIPLVEFRQSIEIDNPDGKTFKRFEIAKEVLDVDGIINLPKLKTHTQMFMTLGVKNMFGCIVGTRKAQWHLSAGSDREHFARMLVDLYLFLKPRLTIVDGIIGLEGEGPGSSGKPRHLGLVLASQDAIALDRVVMEIIGAKPDNLYTCKVARDDGLGETDIKRIDVLGDSIQSVFVRDFVFPKIVDIAFSLPYNLNRHLKKHLTAKPYINKKICTLCKMCVDLCPPHIMKKIDNAIEIDYDNCIRCFCCQEICPEGAIRVKEGWLMKVLLK; encoded by the coding sequence ATGTTACCAAAGGTTGCATTAAGAAGATGCGGCACTTATGAAACTAGTGAAGTTTATAACACTGTAAAGGAATCAGTAGGACTTCTCGGCGGTATCGGTTCATTTGTAAAAAAAGGCGAGAAGATACTTATCAAACCAAACCTCTTATCTGCAAAATCCCCTGACGCTGCAATAACCACCCACCCTTCTTTTGTAAAGGCAGTAATCCGACTTGTAAAAGAGGCAGGTGCATATCCTGTTGTAGGAGATAGTCCAGGAATGGGTTCAACTGCAAAGGTTGCTGCAAGATGCGGCATACTGGATGTATGTAAGGAAGAGGATATACCTCTTGTTGAATTCAGGCAGTCTATAGAAATAGATAATCCTGACGGAAAGACATTCAAAAGATTTGAGATTGCAAAAGAGGTATTGGATGTTGATGGCATAATAAATCTGCCAAAACTCAAGACCCATACCCAGATGTTTATGACACTCGGTGTTAAAAATATGTTTGGGTGTATTGTTGGCACAAGGAAGGCACAGTGGCACCTTTCAGCAGGTTCTGACAGAGAACATTTCGCCCGAATGTTGGTGGACTTATATCTATTTCTGAAGCCGAGGCTTACCATTGTTGACGGCATAATTGGTCTTGAAGGGGAGGGTCCTGGCAGCAGCGGCAAACCAAGACATCTTGGACTTGTCCTTGCCTCACAGGATGCGATTGCATTGGATAGGGTAGTAATGGAGATTATTGGTGCAAAACCGGATAATCTCTATACCTGCAAGGTTGCAAGAGACGATGGTTTGGGAGAGACAGATATTAAAAGGATTGATGTGCTAGGTGATTCTATTCAGTCTGTCTTTGTAAGGGATTTTGTATTTCCAAAGATTGTTGATATTGCCTTTTCACTCCCTTATAATCTTAACAGGCATCTAAAAAAACATCTAACAGCAAAACCCTATATAAATAAGAAAATCTGCACATTGTGCAAGATGTGTGTGGATCTGTGTCCGCCTCATATAATGAAAAAGATAGACAATGCCATTGAAATAGACTATGACAATTGTATAAGATGTTTCTGCTGTCAGGAGATATGTCCTGAAGGTGCAATCAGGGTAAAAGAAGGCTGGCTGATGAAGGTTTTGTTGAAATAG
- a CDS encoding MBL fold metallo-hydrolase: MFLQQLTVGPLDVNCYLAADVDSKEALCIDPGGNAHDIFKILNNNNLKLKYIINTHGHFDHIGGNGALREKTGAILAIHADDATLLKDAMSHAVFFGVTSKGSPEPDMLLKDNDMLAIGDIKIKIIHTPGHTRGGISILIDKFLFTGDTLFAGSIGRTDLPGGSYEQIITSIKNKLLIFDEEFRVYPGHGPSTTVGEEKRGNIFITGDLDE; this comes from the coding sequence ATGTTTTTACAACAACTTACAGTAGGACCACTTGATGTAAACTGCTATCTGGCTGCTGATGTGGACAGCAAAGAGGCACTTTGCATAGACCCGGGTGGGAATGCCCATGATATATTTAAAATTTTAAACAACAATAATCTGAAACTTAAATATATAATCAATACCCATGGGCATTTTGACCATATTGGCGGAAATGGGGCATTAAGAGAAAAGACAGGTGCAATACTTGCCATTCATGCAGACGACGCAACATTACTTAAAGACGCGATGTCCCATGCAGTATTTTTTGGCGTAACCTCCAAAGGTTCTCCTGAACCTGATATGCTGCTCAAAGATAATGATATGCTTGCAATTGGAGATATTAAAATTAAGATAATTCATACCCCTGGACATACAAGGGGCGGAATATCCATCCTGATAGATAAATTCCTTTTTACAGGCGACACCTTGTTTGCAGGTTCAATCGGGAGGACTGATTTGCCCGGTGGTTCATACGAACAAATAATTACCTCTATAAAAAATAAACTTCTGATATTTGACGAAGAATTTAGAGTATATCCAGGACATGGTCCATCTACAACCGTTGGTGAAGAAAAGAGAGGCAACATCTTTATAACAGGAGATTTAGATGAATAA
- the ybgF gene encoding tol-pal system protein YbgF: MGTDLKSVPTQVMGFKIITKNKTFLLLSALLLLYGCVPPAEQEAMQKDIASIREEFGKKNITLYNDVEGVRTRQDKTEKSLSEIRGEVELHTGKISSIIEDFKTQQSKVENDIADIRKEVGTHSQVINTINGILEDFKARHDKTDKEIAGIKKDIDLQNKLVAQVADELRREKAVIFNSLDEIKIKMSHLEGRFDESKFDAQKAKDSIESVQAKSADKKETLDKFAAIQTTLASMEKRMSSDKKELIDEYTAVQNAIQTKWTALERQLSAQNEKVKTIEEKASLLENDIKQQKESITNILEKESKKPAAMSEQIDPKTLYEEGRKYVMEEKGFNKGIEILRNFIKIFPEHELADNAQYWIGEAYDRQKDYERAVLEYNEVIKRYPKGNKVPAAMVKQGMAFYKLGNKEEAKILLERVKSKYPDTDEASLANKKLEEMK; this comes from the coding sequence TTGGGGACAGATTTGAAATCTGTCCCCACACAGGTTATGGGATTTAAAATTATTACTAAAAATAAGACCTTTCTTTTATTATCCGCATTGTTGCTGCTCTATGGCTGTGTCCCGCCTGCTGAACAGGAGGCGATGCAGAAAGATATTGCCAGTATAAGAGAAGAATTCGGAAAGAAAAATATAACACTCTATAACGATGTAGAGGGTGTAAGAACCCGTCAGGATAAGACAGAAAAGTCTCTTTCTGAAATCAGAGGCGAGGTAGAACTGCATACTGGTAAGATTAGCAGTATCATAGAGGATTTTAAAACCCAACAGTCAAAGGTTGAAAACGATATTGCAGATATCAGGAAAGAGGTTGGAACACACTCACAGGTTATTAACACTATTAATGGTATTCTGGAAGATTTCAAAGCCCGTCATGATAAGACAGATAAAGAGATTGCCGGTATAAAAAAAGACATTGATTTGCAGAATAAACTAGTTGCTCAGGTTGCTGATGAACTGAGAAGGGAAAAGGCTGTCATATTTAACTCATTGGATGAGATAAAGATAAAGATGTCGCATCTGGAGGGCAGGTTTGACGAAAGCAAATTTGATGCACAGAAGGCAAAGGATAGTATAGAATCTGTTCAGGCAAAATCTGCTGACAAAAAAGAAACTTTAGATAAATTTGCTGCTATCCAGACAACCCTTGCCTCAATGGAAAAGCGGATGAGCTCTGATAAAAAGGAGTTGATTGATGAGTATACTGCTGTCCAAAATGCCATACAGACAAAGTGGACAGCGCTGGAAAGACAGTTATCTGCACAGAATGAAAAGGTTAAAACTATAGAGGAAAAGGCATCACTGCTTGAAAATGACATCAAACAGCAAAAAGAATCAATAACCAATATTCTTGAAAAAGAATCTAAAAAACCCGCTGCAATGTCTGAACAGATAGACCCGAAAACGTTATATGAAGAGGGCCGCAAATATGTGATGGAAGAAAAGGGTTTTAATAAGGGTATAGAAATATTGAGGAATTTTATAAAGATATTTCCTGAACATGAACTTGCTGATAATGCACAGTATTGGATTGGAGAGGCGTACGACAGACAAAAGGATTACGAAAGGGCTGTTCTGGAATACAATGAGGTTATAAAAAGGTATCCAAAGGGGAATAAGGTGCCTGCTGCCATGGTAAAGCAGGGTATGGCATTCTATAAACTTGGCAATAAAGAAGAGGCAAAAATCCTGTTAGAAAGGGTAAAGTCCAAGTATCCTGATACTGACGAGGCATCTCTGGCAAATAAAAAATTGGAAGAAATGAAGTAG
- the tolR gene encoding protein TolR: MITINKTRTVLSQINVTPFVDVMLVLLIIFMVTAPMLQEGLDVNLPKVAASSLALTEEEPLVITIDKDGKILINNNKLDLRELKDKLEAIYQKKMDKMVLLKADKDVSYGSVVKVMAEIRRAGIEKVGMMTEPSEKETQK, translated from the coding sequence ATGATTACAATTAATAAAACCAGAACCGTTCTTTCACAAATAAATGTTACACCATTTGTGGATGTAATGCTTGTCCTTCTGATAATATTTATGGTAACAGCGCCAATGCTGCAGGAGGGGCTTGATGTAAATCTGCCAAAGGTAGCCGCATCATCGCTGGCATTAACAGAGGAAGAGCCCTTGGTCATAACCATTGATAAGGATGGAAAGATATTAATCAATAATAATAAACTGGATTTAAGAGAATTAAAGGATAAACTGGAGGCAATATACCAAAAGAAGATGGATAAGATGGTTCTCCTCAAGGCTGACAAAGATGTGTCTTACGGGAGTGTAGTGAAGGTCATGGCAGAGATAAGGAGGGCTGGTATAGAAAAGGTTGGCATGATGACAGAGCCATCGGAGAAAGAAACCCAAAAATAG
- the tolB gene encoding Tol-Pal system beta propeller repeat protein TolB — protein sequence MIRFVNPKNAVTFFGNIVAVLILLEVLFALDASAKVYIDINSPGSRKLPIAIPDMIAVEGGDRLGQSVATMREVLVQDLTYSGFFDILDKKAYIEDSSLMRLTESEVNFKDWRVIGADVLIKGGVVLRGDDLIVDIRLFDVITEKTILGQRYKGKKDDIRRIMHRFANEVVELLTGEKGIFETKLLFVSESTGNKEIYLSDYDGYNVKQITQNKSINVSPIWSPDGNSIIYTSYKEGQPYLYMFELYTGKESRISSHNGINIGARWSPSGKEIALTLSKDGNPELYILNIETKEFRRLTNNFGIDVSPSWSPDGKRIAFVSDIAGNPHIYMVNLELMSFTRLTYDGRYNASPAWSPRGDKIAFAKLGENVFNIWVMNTDGTEQTQLTYDLGNCENPTWSPNGRYVAFASTKERNSAIYIIRADGGDVPKKVTRGDRVTQKNPSWSPFQK from the coding sequence ATGATTAGATTTGTCAACCCCAAAAATGCAGTTACATTTTTTGGCAACATAGTTGCTGTACTTATTTTATTAGAAGTTTTATTTGCACTTGATGCATCAGCAAAGGTATATATTGATATAAATTCGCCAGGGTCAAGGAAACTTCCAATAGCAATACCTGACATGATTGCAGTTGAAGGCGGGGACCGACTGGGGCAATCCGTAGCAACCATGCGGGAGGTTCTTGTTCAAGACCTTACATATTCAGGTTTTTTTGATATATTGGATAAAAAGGCGTATATAGAAGACTCAAGTTTAATGAGGTTAACAGAAAGTGAGGTAAACTTTAAGGATTGGCGGGTAATAGGCGCGGATGTTCTTATAAAAGGCGGTGTTGTTTTAAGGGGTGACGACCTGATAGTTGATATAAGGCTTTTTGATGTAATTACAGAAAAGACAATTTTGGGGCAGAGATACAAGGGGAAAAAAGATGATATACGGAGGATAATGCACAGGTTTGCAAATGAGGTTGTAGAATTACTGACAGGAGAAAAAGGTATCTTTGAGACAAAACTTCTTTTTGTTTCAGAATCTACAGGGAATAAGGAGATATATCTTTCTGATTATGATGGTTATAATGTAAAGCAGATTACACAAAACAAATCTATAAATGTTTCGCCCATCTGGTCGCCTGATGGAAACAGTATTATATACACATCATATAAGGAAGGGCAGCCATATCTTTATATGTTTGAATTATATACAGGGAAAGAAAGCCGTATCTCAAGCCATAATGGAATAAATATAGGCGCCAGATGGTCGCCTTCAGGTAAGGAGATTGCCCTGACACTTAGTAAGGATGGCAACCCTGAACTTTATATATTGAATATAGAAACAAAGGAGTTTAGAAGGCTCACAAATAATTTTGGAATAGATGTCTCCCCAAGTTGGTCCCCTGACGGGAAAAGGATTGCCTTTGTTTCTGACATTGCTGGCAATCCGCATATCTATATGGTAAACTTGGAACTCATGAGTTTTACGAGACTGACCTATGATGGAAGATATAATGCATCACCTGCATGGTCGCCAAGGGGTGATAAGATTGCATTTGCAAAATTAGGTGAAAATGTCTTTAATATCTGGGTTATGAATACAGATGGGACAGAGCAAACTCAATTAACATATGATTTGGGCAATTGCGAAAATCCAACATGGTCGCCAAATGGCAGATATGTAGCATTTGCATCTACAAAAGAAAGGAACTCTGCAATCTATATAATCAGGGCAGACGGCGGTGATGTGCCAAAGAAGGTAACCAGAGGGGATAGAGTTACACAAAAAAACCCCTCATGGTCGCCATTCCAGAAATAA
- a CDS encoding cell envelope integrity protein TolA: protein MYYLYDKWDNIPQFIAISTALHLLIIFIVIYLSIMTPAKRFITPVYIVDIFESAIEKPKKPVTEPVQIKKTEPVSQPIDKVAEEPTKKEPDVIKVEQDKKVDVDIALKMLEEKIRREDEKETSIQKKIKELESFTNIQQKVEELAKKAEKKDTAVKKIEKKEPDVKKQISAEPHVKIDAEPVLPMTRLVGKVSQEMIDLEFKAYYLKLREGIYSKWIFPNDSKKDMMTIIGLKISRAGNLIERYLERSSGSPAFDNSAVRAVEKAAPFPPLPDSFQDEFMEVGIRFCPYGCTEGK from the coding sequence ATGTATTATCTTTACGACAAATGGGATAATATTCCACAATTTATAGCGATATCTACTGCGCTTCATCTCCTGATTATTTTTATTGTCATATACCTTTCAATCATGACACCTGCAAAAAGGTTTATAACACCTGTGTATATCGTTGACATATTTGAGTCTGCGATTGAAAAGCCTAAAAAACCTGTAACAGAACCTGTGCAGATCAAAAAAACTGAACCTGTATCTCAACCGATAGATAAGGTTGCTGAAGAACCAACCAAAAAAGAACCGGATGTAATAAAGGTTGAGCAGGATAAAAAGGTGGATGTTGATATTGCCCTTAAGATGTTGGAAGAAAAGATAAGAAGGGAAGATGAAAAAGAGACGAGTATACAAAAAAAGATAAAGGAACTGGAGTCATTCACTAATATTCAGCAGAAGGTAGAGGAACTTGCAAAAAAGGCTGAAAAAAAGGATACAGCAGTTAAAAAGATTGAGAAAAAAGAACCTGATGTAAAAAAACAGATTTCAGCAGAACCTCATGTTAAAATAGATGCTGAACCTGTCCTGCCCATGACAAGGCTTGTTGGCAAGGTTAGTCAGGAAATGATTGACTTGGAATTTAAGGCATATTATCTTAAATTGAGAGAAGGTATATATTCCAAGTGGATATTCCCAAACGATTCCAAAAAGGATATGATGACCATTATAGGTCTCAAGATAAGCAGGGCAGGTAATCTTATAGAAAGGTATCTTGAAAGGTCTTCAGGCAGTCCAGCATTTGACAACTCCGCAGTCAGGGCAGTAGAAAAGGCTGCGCCATTTCCGCCTTTGCCTGATTCCTTTCAGGATGAGTTTATGGAGGTAGGTATAAGATTTTGTCCCTATGGGTGCACAGAAGGTAAATAA
- a CDS encoding transketolase family protein, whose translation MGVSEADMMGTGAGLASCGKIPFASTFAIFATGRAWEQVRQSIAYPKLNVKIVASHGGITVGEDGASHQSVEDIAIMRVIPNMTVIVPCDGIETHSVIYEIVKYNGPVYVRVARAKFPVILPEDYKFEIGKGVVVRDGIDASIIACGLMVSHAIQAADILEKDGVKTRVINMSTIKPIDRDLIIRTAKETGAVVTAEEHSIIGGLGEAVAGVLAEECPVPVKRIGIKDIFGQSGLAEELLKHYGLMPNDIANAVKETLAKKQK comes from the coding sequence ATGGGGGTATCAGAGGCAGATATGATGGGAACTGGTGCAGGGCTTGCATCTTGCGGAAAAATCCCATTTGCCTCCACATTTGCCATATTTGCAACAGGAAGGGCATGGGAACAGGTGAGGCAATCCATTGCATATCCAAAATTAAATGTAAAGATTGTTGCAAGCCACGGCGGTATCACAGTTGGTGAAGACGGCGCCTCTCATCAATCGGTGGAAGATATTGCCATTATGAGGGTAATACCAAATATGACTGTGATAGTTCCATGTGATGGGATTGAAACTCATTCAGTAATCTATGAGATTGTTAAATATAACGGGCCTGTTTATGTAAGGGTTGCAAGGGCAAAATTCCCGGTTATCTTGCCTGAAGATTATAAATTTGAAATTGGAAAGGGTGTTGTTGTAAGGGATGGGATAGATGCCTCTATTATTGCATGCGGGCTTATGGTGAGTCATGCGATTCAGGCTGCAGATATTCTTGAAAAGGATGGGGTGAAGACAAGGGTTATAAATATGTCAACAATAAAACCCATTGACAGGGATTTGATTATAAGAACAGCAAAAGAAACAGGTGCTGTTGTTACAGCAGAGGAGCATTCCATAATCGGCGGACTCGGCGAGGCAGTTGCAGGTGTTCTTGCAGAAGAATGCCCTGTGCCTGTAAAAAGGATTGGTATAAAGGATATATTCGGACAGTCAGGGCTGGCAGAAGAACTCCTGAAACACTACGGCTTGATGCCTAATGATATTGCAAATGCGGTAAAAGAGACATTAGCAAAAAAGCAGAAGTAA
- the pal gene encoding peptidoglycan-associated lipoprotein Pal gives MAVSKEPKVDDKTSKGQQITGEKMVKVEPSVESKLDKIKTDAEAKAAAEAKAAAEAKTAAEAKTAKDELARLVEKEGKLYTIYFDFDKFLVRDDMKQVLGKNADWLNKNSAVKIQIEGNCDERGSDEYNMALGDRRAQSSKKYLVNLGIDSNRVSTISYGEEKPVCKEADESCWSKNRRAEFVVK, from the coding sequence ATGGCAGTAAGTAAGGAACCTAAAGTTGATGACAAGACATCCAAAGGACAGCAGATAACAGGTGAAAAGATGGTAAAGGTTGAGCCTAGTGTTGAATCAAAACTGGATAAGATAAAGACCGATGCAGAGGCAAAGGCTGCGGCAGAGGCAAAGGCTGCGGCAGAGGCAAAGACTGCGGCAGAGGCAAAGACTGCAAAGGATGAACTCGCAAGGCTTGTTGAAAAGGAAGGCAAATTATATACAATCTATTTTGATTTTGATAAGTTCCTTGTGCGGGACGATATGAAGCAAGTCCTTGGAAAAAATGCAGATTGGCTTAATAAAAATTCAGCGGTTAAGATACAGATAGAAGGGAACTGTGATGAACGGGGTAGTGATGAATACAATATGGCACTGGGTGACAGAAGGGCTCAGAGTTCAAAGAAGTATCTTGTAAACCTTGGCATAGATTCAAACCGTGTTTCTACGATTAGTTACGGTGAAGAAAAACCTGTATGTAAAGAAGCAGATGAGTCCTGCTGGTCTAAAAACAGAAGGGCAGAATTTGTAGTTAAATAA